The genome window GCCGCAAACCGTTTTTTCTTGTCTGTCTCGCGCTTTTCACCGCCAGTTCGATATTGTGCGGCTTCGCCTGGGACATCCGTTCGCTGCTTTTTTTTCGAGTCCTGCAAGGGCTTGGCGGCGGCGGAATGGTGCCCGTCTCGCAGTCGATTTTGGCCGACGCCTTTCCGCCGGAAAAGCGGGGACAGGGATTCGCGCTCTTTGGCATCGCGGTCGTCGTTGCGCCCGTCATCGGTCCGACGCTCGGCGGCTGGCTTTCCGACAATTACTCCTGGCACTGGTGTTTCCTGATCAACGGCCCCATCGGGCTTCTGTCGATCGCAATGGTCGCCGTTGTGTTGCGCGAACCGGAAGACAGGCCGTCGGCGGCGCCCTTCGATCTCGTCGGCTTTCTTCTCGTTTCGACCTTCCTCGGCTCTCTCGAAGTCGTGCTCGACCGCGGTCAGCGCGAAGACTGGTTTGGCTCGAACTTCATCGTGGGATTCGCCATCCTCTCGGCCGCCGCCTTCGCCTTCATGATCCCCTGGGAGGCGACACGCGAAAACCCGGTGGTCGACATTCGGATGATCGCCACGCGGCAGTTCGGCGCCTGCTTCGCTGTGATGATGGCGCTCGGCGCGGTCCTCATCGCGACGACGCAAATACTGCCGCAGCTGTTGCAGCTCTCCTTCGGCTATACGGCGACTCTCGCTGGACTGGTGCTGTCCCCTGGAGGCGTCGTCACGATGGCGATGATGATCGTCGTCGGGCGGCTATCGAGCCTAGTGCAGCCAAAATATCTCATCATGGCGGGAGCGGCCATCGTCGCTCTTTCGATCTACAATCTGACGAGTTTCTATGGCGACGTCGATTTCTGGTATTTCGCGCGCACGCGCATCTACATCGGCATCGGCCTGCCGCTCATTTTCATTCCGATTACGACCGCGTCTTACCAAGGCCTTCCACCGGAGAAGACGGATCAGGCTTCCGCTCTCATCAATGTCGCGCGCAATGTGGGAGGCTCCATAGGCGTCTCGCTTGCACAAAACGTCCTGGCGCATCGAGAACAGTTCCATTTGAATCGTCTCGCCGAAAATACGATTCCATCCAATATCCAGTTTCAGGAGACGTTGCGGCGCGCCACCGAACATTTCCTCGCCCTCGGCGGAACGGCGTCGGAGGCGCGGCGGCAGGCCGTCATCTGGATTGGCCGGCAGA of Methylocystis sp. SC2 contains these proteins:
- a CDS encoding DHA2 family efflux MFS transporter permease subunit, with amino-acid sequence MSVADDVGAAGEASDSPNPWLIAMVVSVATFMEVLDTTIANVALPYIAGGMGVSPDEATWVVTTYLVSNAVILTASSHLAKALGRKPFFLVCLALFTASSILCGFAWDIRSLLFFRVLQGLGGGGMVPVSQSILADAFPPEKRGQGFALFGIAVVVAPVIGPTLGGWLSDNYSWHWCFLINGPIGLLSIAMVAVVLREPEDRPSAAPFDLVGFLLVSTFLGSLEVVLDRGQREDWFGSNFIVGFAILSAAAFAFMIPWEATRENPVVDIRMIATRQFGACFAVMMALGAVLIATTQILPQLLQLSFGYTATLAGLVLSPGGVVTMAMMIVVGRLSSLVQPKYLIMAGAAIVALSIYNLTSFYGDVDFWYFARTRIYIGIGLPLIFIPITTASYQGLPPEKTDQASALINVARNVGGSIGVSLAQNVLAHREQFHLNRLAENTIPSNIQFQETLRRATEHFLALGGTASEARRQAVIWIGRQMQTQASHLAYIDVFYALTLVAATIIPFALCLRRVRLGASNSAPAH